One Paenisporosarcina sp. FSL H8-0542 genomic region harbors:
- a CDS encoding stage II sporulation protein M, whose amino-acid sequence MPKIVFKRAINFFIFAAAITIIATIITYIINPDLKEVMGGLENRLPDQTKESTGLDKVWSYVVNNGFTVPLQMFILALIPIQFLYVINIIFTVALPGVAYGLALQVDFRKGFDIIVSSIPHFNFEVFALCLLAAVLFELNQVVRVRLRNLFKKDKEGISFIKKFLEQ is encoded by the coding sequence ATGCCAAAAATTGTATTTAAAAGAGCTATTAATTTTTTTATATTTGCAGCAGCCATAACAATTATTGCAACGATAATAACATACATTATCAATCCGGATTTAAAAGAAGTAATGGGAGGGCTAGAAAATAGGTTACCGGACCAAACAAAAGAATCTACAGGCTTAGATAAAGTATGGTCATATGTTGTTAATAACGGCTTTACGGTACCTTTGCAAATGTTTATTTTAGCCTTGATTCCAATACAATTTTTATATGTCATAAATATAATTTTTACCGTCGCTTTGCCTGGAGTTGCTTATGGACTTGCTTTACAAGTCGATTTTAGAAAAGGTTTTGATATTATAGTTTCTTCTATCCCTCACTTTAACTTTGAAGTTTTTGCTCTATGCTTACTTGCAGCGGTTCTTTTTGAATTAAACCAAGTTGTTAGAGTAAGGTTAAGAAATTTATTTAAGAAAGATAAAGAAGGTATATCTTTTATTAAAAAATTCTTAGAACAATAA